TCTGACTAGAAAATTGGGCCGAGCCTGTATACTCGCCGAAATTTTACGGGTTTGCCGATTTTGCGGGGTTTGCTAGACTTGCTCTTAACATCAGTGCATTGGAAGAGGCCTAAGAAACCGGATTTGCCATGTGTGGAATGAGACTAAATGGAGTAACCAGTCCAAGCATCCTCGCAGACTTCGACTATTTACAACGACCATTTTCCTATCCAGCAGATTTCGGTATTTGAGAAACACCCAAGATTCTCTTCGTGACCAACTCCTGGCAAACCCTAACCCCGAGTCAGATTCCAGTCTCCCTCCACCACAATAACTGAATTTGTTGAATTCGTCCAGAGCATTTGAGGCTGCCTTAAAATTCATGATGATTGATTGCTACCCGCTGGCAAGAGGAAGGACCAGTGCTTCCATCTCTGACGTCAGGACCATGACGTAGGACGTGTGGACGTAAGTCTAGGCCTGTCCGACCAACAGTCTGGGCCTGGTCCGTACCATCGATACAGTGGTTTGTACCTAGGTTCATTGGAGTTGGACGAACTGGACGTGAGTCTTAATGCCCAAGGTTGACCCAAGACTTGAGCGTCAATGAATTCTTGCCTACTGCTGGTCCGGTCAGTACTTGCTCCTGTTGAGACTTACTACAACCAGAAGTCCAGAAGATCCTACCACTTACTTACATGTGATGACAGAGTGAACAATTAGAGGAAATTTTCCGCAAGTAAAAGTTTATTACAGGACGAAATGAGTAGGACGGACATATTGGGTGTGGTGTTCAGCTCGCTGGACGTTGACACGCTGCTTTTGCTCTGTGTGGACTTGGGTCGCTCTCCCTCAGCCGGCCGCAAATAAATTTATTCATTCATGTACCCATCTGCTGGTGAATGTACACATGGTGTTTCCGACATGAAAATGGCTTGTGTGATACAACTCCATGTGCATCACGCAAGAGTATTTGCATAGCTCGGTAGCGATGTGAGCACTATCTAGTAGCTGATCGTATCATCCAGTGCAACGATATTCGGGGGCACGATGCGTGTGGCCGCATGATCGCGTCAATATTTTAAAAAATGCTTTTATGATTAGAGCTTAATTACGGCGTGCATGCAGATTCTGGTACAACTTTTGAATGAGAGTGCATATGCCCCGTCCATCCCACCTTCCATGTTTTTTTGACTTGTAAATTTGAATCTATTATATCTTTTGAATCGAAAATTCAATTTATATCTCATTTGCATATGCGTGTTCCTTGTGATGAGGGCTTTGAAACAAACACATTTTTAAATACGTTTTGACGAGTTTTAAACACTTGAGCAAGTTTCAACTACTTAAACTTGCTAGAATGAATAGTAGTTAATTCAACAAGTTCCAGTGACTGGATGGCCTAACTGTGATCGCTGCCCCCACAGCAAGCAAGTTCAGGAAACCGCGGCTCACCTCCTTTTCCAATGCCGCTACACGGTTCGAGTTTAGGAAATGATCAAATCTTGGCTTGGCTTGGTTGATGTGAACCCTACAGCTTGGGTGACGGTCCATTTGGTGAAAGCCTGGTGGAACCTCATTGACTCCAACGCATCGCAGTCTCGACGGGCGATGATGTctcttattatgttgatctcatgggAAATTTGGAACGAGAGGAATGCATTGTCTTCCGTAACACCGCGGTGCCGGTTGGGGTTCTTGTTGCAAGAATCAAAGATGTTTCAAAGTGTTGGTGCCTTGCAGGGGCCAAATATTTGAGTACTGTAGTGCTGCGAGAGTGATGACTTTGTAATTCGGCCTTTGGCCAAAAACTCTAaaccttcttcttaatcaatgaaagtgGAAAATATTTTGCCCAGTTAAAAAAAACAAGTTCTAGTGACTAGAACTTAAACCTAAGCTCTAAGCCCTAAATCCCTAAAAGCAAATGAACTTGGTAACTTGGTGAAGCTTTGTAAAACTTAATATTATGACTATCAAGTTCTACATGTATTCAAAACCGGTCTTGTTTGAAAGTACTCGTTGCAACGAATACGAATATCCAATGAAACTTAATTTGAACTTTCGATTCAAAAGATACAATAGATTCAACTTTTAAGATGAAATAAAAAAAGTATGGTATAGGGGGTGGGTGCCCCATGCAGTTCTGCCAAAAGATGACATGCATGGACTCACTGAAATGATTAAGGGCTAATGGTATAAAAGAGGGGAGAATATCACATGAAAAGCAACATTCAAAGAAAACTTCGTGTAAACCACATTTGAAAGTTTTGAACAATCTAGAAAAAATATTGGATGTTAATAGGGTGATGTTGTAtccaagttgaaacacattacaaGATGTGATCTATgcgaaaaaaaaacaaattcagcaACAAATAGTGACATTACTTTCGGCACTATTCAATgttgattttattattttcatttttttagagaaaaggccaaggcccgactttataaataaagccacacggCAGCGTCACGAATACCCAAGGTTCACACAATCACAGAGCCACAAAGAGAAGTTAAAAGGACCCAAAGTACCAACGATACAGGCAACTGCCAAACACGGCACGCAGGCCGGGGAGAGAGGGAACCCTAAGTCCCGCAAACTGCAGCACCAGAATTATACGCCATGATTCGTCCCGGAGATCTGAGAAGCCGAAGCCCGAATTTTTGCGATGAGCAGGTCCAGGGCGTCCCGATCTGGctccttagtcaataatctccactgctgcaagaatatacatgatttgaaaagaACATCAGCAGGCTTAGAAGGGAATGTAagctcaatagtaaatttgtttctAATGGTCCATAGAGCCCAACATAAGGCTCCCAAGCCGACCCAAAATACCCTCTTGGTGACCCCTACCAAAGATTTGGCTAGGGATCTAATATCGGAGAAAGAGGAGGGATTCCAGGAAACCCGAAGCCAGGATCGGACGCAAGACCAAACTAATTTGGCAAGAGCACAGTTGAAAAAGATGTGATTGGAGTTTTCCAACGCCCCACACAAGTTACAGAATTCTGAGCCCGGCCCATTGCGTTTTTTGATCTGATCGGCAGTAGGAAGGCGACCACGGAAGGCTTGCCAGAGGAAAATCTTAATCTTAGGAGGGACCTTGGATTTCCAAACACAAGAGAATCGAGCCGAAGTAGAACCACCAATGAGTCTAGAATACAGCGATTTGACCGAAAATTTACCAGAGGCCGCATGTGGCCAGACCATGGAGTCGGCCTCCTCCGAGAGCACAGGGAAGAGGGCAGAGAGACTTTGCCattcttccaactcttcaggagacagggcCCGACGAAAAGCCAAGTCCCAGTTATTAGCAGCCACCTCCGCGATGGAGATATGCGGATTGGGGCAGTAAGAAAACAAAACCGGAAAGCTAACAGCCAGGAGAGCATCCCCATACCACCAATCTAACCAAAAACGAACAGCAGTCCCATTACCCACACAAAACTTGACGTGCTCCAAAAAAATCGGCCGAACTTTAATAAGGGCTTTCCAAAACTGCGAACCACGCCGCGCAGGGGCAAACATGGGGTTGGAATTAGGAAAATATTTAGCCTTAAGAATCGAAAACCATAGCGCATCGGCCCCCACcgtcataattttccaccaccacttaatGAGCAGACAGATATTCATCACCCGAGTGttaataatgcctaaccccccaAGGTTTTTAGGCTTGCACATAAGCTGCCATTTAACCAACCTATACTTTCTTTTGTTATCAGCAGAATTCCAATAGAAGCCACCCCTATGTTTGTCGAAGCCATCATGCACACCATTCGTGAGACGATAGAAGCCCATAAGGAACATCGGGAGAGAGGATAGGCAAGAGTTGATGAGAGCCACTTTGCCGGCATTGGTATTATATCTACCCCTCCAAGGAAGCACCCTATTCCCCACTTTAGCAACCACCGGAGCGAAGTCTTTCGCGTGAAGCAGACCAGGGGAGATAGGGAGACCTAAATATTTGAAAGGGAAGGAACCTAAGGAGCAGTTTAGGAGCCTGGCCACCCGCAAGGCCTCCGCCCGGTCAACCCCCGTCACCATAACCTCACTCTTGGCGAAGTTGATCTTAAGACCAGAAACAGCTTCGAAACACAAAAAATGAATTTCAGATTGGCAATACAAGCATTGTCCAACTCCACCGAGATGattgtgtcatccgcatattgcagATGAGAGACCCCTTCCGGAAGTAGGTGAGAGACCACAGGAATAATGTGTCCACATCGAGCCGCTTTGGAGAGCATACAGGAGAAGGCGTCAGCCACAAAGTTGAAAAGAACAGGGGAGGCAGGATCCCCTTGGCGGAGGCCCCTCCCATTTGCAAAGAAGTTGCTAATAGCGCCATTTACGGCAACTGCAGTGTGgccacccgagaccaactgcatgatacgGTGAACATAGGCGCCGTCGAACCCTTTGGCAAGCAGAATCTGCCTGAGAAAAGGCCAGCTAACCGAGTCATACGCTTTTTCAAAGTCTAGTTTGAGAATAACAGCTTTGGATTTCCGCACATGAAGGTCATGAGCAATCTCATGAAGGGAGAGAATACCGTCTAAAATAAAACACCCTTTGATGAAAGCAGATTGGAAGGGACTAATAACTCTGTGAGCTACCGGAGACAACCCTCCCATTTTATTATTTTCATAACTCACATCCCGTAAcgtgtttgaatttgaaatttcacATGGCAATAGAACATCACCCTTTAACGTCAcgcattttttagattttttctAAACTTCAAAACATCATTTCCGCATGGTTTTCATCAGATATTGGTGGCCGCATGCATGCGTGCTCCTACGAATTGCCGACAATATTCGATTACGTATAGCTCATCAAGTTATAAAACATACCCAATTATGTATCCACACTTGCATGATACAAAAAAATAGGGCCACCTATATATCAGTTGCTCGAAAAAAAAATGCTAGTCAGTTTTCAGCCGTTAGATTAAAATGCGATTgctgctccttcttcctcctttcgGCCTTCTTCCTTCCTTCCCGATCTTGTTCAAGTCTTCCTCTACCCTCTCCTCCACCGATGACAACACGGTCCTATTACGGATGAATGTCTTGCCAAACCCTTGTTGACGACATTGCTATCGCGTTTAAGGAAGCGCCTTTTTCATTGTGACTTCCAGTCAGAGTAGACAACCTCGAGCTTGGCCACGGTGTCCCATGTGTACGTCTCGTGCTCGGGCGTTATGTAATCCGAGCAACAATCAAAATAAAAAGGCTCCCTTCTCCACCCGTGATGTGGCGGCGCCCCTGCCTGAAGCGATGTCCTAGCAAGCCCTCGGCCGGTGATGCCCCAACCGATCGTGTTGTCCAGCTCGGACATTGTCTACTCCGAGCGGCGATCAATAGGAACACCGCCCTCCCCTTCTCTCCAAGCTTGCCCGCGTCGTCCCCGTCTTCGGCAAGACTCTAGCTAGCTCAGCCTCGGAGCTGCGCACCGCATCGCCTTCTCTCATAGGAAATCAACTGGACATTTGCTTTCTTGAATTGCCTATAATGTTTACGCGGGAAAAATGATATCATGTGTATATTGGCGCGTGCATCACGTACATATGGGACAAGAAGAGCTAACCCTATCATGCATATGCCCCCTCCCTCCCCGCCACGATTTTCGCTTCGGTTGTCCCCACACGCACACTGGGTTGGATCCTCTTCCTCGTCCCCATCAACATGGAAGGACCGCCACGTGGGTGTGTAAAGTCTGTGGGCCCACGTCTTTTGTTGACGTTCAGCGCACCGAGAGATCCTGATCCTCTCTATAAAGGAGCCTCCGCGACTTCCAGAGTCTGAAGCTACCGGAGCAACCAACACCTTTTCTTTCCACGTCTAGCTTGTCTGATCTGAGCAAGCTTAGCTAGCGTCATATACACACTCGTCTGCGTGCCGCACGTACCATCGAGCTATCCGAACTGAAATGCAGAGGAGCAGAGGTTGTGCCCCGGGCGGTGAGCACGGCTGGGCAGCGGCGGACGGCGGGATGCAGCTGCAGCGCCGGGAGAGGGAGCTGGTGGCGCAGCTGCACGAGCTGCTGTTCCCGTCCACGTCGCCGTCTCGGAGCGGCGCCTCCTCGTGTTCTGGTCCTGCAGCTGACTTGTACTGGGAGCACGGCAGCCCGCAGGTGAAGGCAACCGCGTCGTGCGGCGGAGGCAAACGGCGCGGGGGTCGCAAGAGAGTCCGGGAGGATGAACGGCACGAGGAGGGGCAAGGACAACGCGGCGGTGCTGCGCCTGCGACGAAGGCTACTACTCGTTGCAGGAGGAAGAAGCAAGGGGCAACGACGACGACGCTCGTCACAACGGTGCCGGATTTCGACGGCTACCAGTGGAGGAAGTACGGCCAGAAGCAAATCGAAGCGGCCAAGcatcccaggtaaataatttaatacTATTAGTACAACATTTGCTATTATCAGTTTCTTAAACTTGTAGCTCCACCGTACGTGCTAGTACTtttctcatcttcttcttccagtctGGCGGAGCTGGCCGCCGGGGTACAGCGAGCACCTGCCCTCCTGATGTTTTATTTTTGAACCCCCTGCCCCCTGATGTTAGTGTGGCGGTGATGGCAATTCGAGAGATGGTGACGGCGGATGGTGTGCTGGTTGCTATTGTAGAGAAGGGCCTCGTTAATAATGGTGGAGGCGGCACAAGATTTTAAGTTGGAAGGAGATGGGGAGGATTAGGGTTGAAAGAGAAAGAAAATCACAACCATTTATTCTTATacggttttgctaaagcacatctgtgCCCTAAATATTGCACATCTAAATCTTATGTAGTACTTGATTTCATCCGGAGATTCGTGCATGGTATCATTCTTATAACTAATGAAAGGCTGAAATGACTCATGACCCAATATTTTGCCCATGACAGGCCACCCTTCAATTTAACGACTAAGTATAGTAgtatcatcgcatgcatgcatgctttaACCTAACTAACAAGAAGATTAAGTACTCAATGCTTTCGCTAAATTTGTAGTACAATAAATTGTATTCGCTGTATAAAAACATCAGTGCTTTTGATCCTTGATTTAGAAACAaagatttaatatattttttacacTCTCTTATCTCAAAACGTGGAAAGCCATGCAAGGGAGCCAATCAACCAAACTAGGAGTAGCTAAATATATGTCGTTTCGTTATCGTATCCAGACTGCTCGCTGTCTGTTTGGATACGTGCACCTATCTCTCGACAGTGATTCATAAGTTGGGACCCCCTTCATGTACCCGTGATACACGATGATGCATCTGACATCGATGGCATCATCAAGAAGACGTATGATGCTTACGCATGCTCGGGTTAATTAATTGAAGACTATAACAAGGACTAAAGCTAAATCGCTCTTCATCAATATGGCAACTGGCAGGAATTACTATCGGTGCACCAACAGCACGAACCAGGGCTGCCCGGCCAAACGAACGGTGCAGCGCAATGACGATGACGGCAGCGACGATGGACGGCCGAAGTATACGGTGGTGTACATCTCGGAGCACAGCTGCAAGGCGACCGAGTCGGCGGCCGTGCCGGTGATCCTCGAGACCACCGTCCGCACCGACACAGCAGCAGCTCCCAACGTCGCCGTCGTTCCCGGTAGCAGATCTGGTGCTATCAGTTCTGAGACTCAATCTCCGGCAAGCTCCTCGGATATCACATGGAGCAGCGGCGGCAGCGACGGCGGTGCCAATGTACCGCCGAGAGAGCGCGACGATTATTCGCGTATGTTCGCTATCGAGGATGACTGCTGGGGGTGGAACGCCTCGCCGCCGGCacccgctgctgctgctgcgttGCTCCAGGAGATGGACTTCGACGGACCGATCAGGTCGCCGGTGCACGTCGCGGCAGCGGACGGAAGTTGGATTAACGACTTGTTCGTGAACGAACCACCATTTGTTCTCAACAGCTGCCATTTGTTTGGCCTCTAGATCTTTAGATCTTTGCAGATGTTCATTATTGTCTATCCTTTTTCTCTCTCTATTTGATCACTCCAAGTTGAATTTCCTGTTTTTTGTTTAGATGCAGTGAAATAAAAAGGGACTTGTATAATGGTATACAACTTGTGCCTACATgcatctacttcctccgttcccaaatataagtctttctagagattacactatggactacgtacggagcaaaatgagtgaatctacactctaaaatatgtctatatacatctgtatgtagtttgtagcggaatgtctaaaaagacttatagagtattcaggaacggagggagtatattgttagATAAATTAGCCTTTAGGCTAATCAACGTATGGTCCTAATCTCAGACTAGATCAACAACTTTATGCGGAAGCGTACAAACTTACAGGTACTTGGCGATATCTCGATGCAGCCCCTGTGTAGCCCACGGCTGCACCTTTGTGTCTCCAGTGGCGAGGAGATGTTGGGGAAGAAGCAGCACGGTGGCGAGGATGACAGCAGGGTTGCCGCAGGCACAGCTCTGCGGTGGCCGGTGGTGGAGATGGCCTTCACATACCTCAGCACATATTCAGGATCGGTAGTTAGGTGGTTTAGATCGATATGTCATTATCCATAATGAAAACCCCCTTTTCcttatatatgtgtgtgtgctGGGTACATGGGACCAAAACCAAACGTGTGGATGTGTGGTGTGCTTCCGATCATTGCACACCTGGGGTCAAAAGGCTCCCCTTTTCTCTCACGGTTTGTTTCAACCGTAGATTAAttccaacattctcccccttgatcgtaaGGTTAACAAACATCATAAGCCCATTCTTAATAGAAATAATATACCAAAGTAAGGTGTTCTAATGGCCAAAAGGTGTCATTAAACCTCAATACTTATAGTACACCATTCTATCTTGAAATGGATAACATATTACTTTATAGGAGTTGGTTTATTGAACGGTCCTCATTTTCAGGATCAAAAGGCTTTCCAGTAACCCCATGCCGGCAACATAATCATAAGTATGGGTGGCAAGCCTTCGATAAACGGATCCGTAAAACATTCAAATGTTCTCATACGCTCAACTTCAATAGCTTGATCCTGGATTCTATTTTTCACAACACTAAACATATTGTCAATGACTTTGGCAATGCCATTCAACTTGTTGTTACTCGCATAGAAAACTGCGTATCATATTGCAGTAGGTGGTTAAAAATATGTTGTCTACCACCATAATTTCGGGAATAAAATTTCTTGACATATAACCTGCCCAGTAGCCTCT
Above is a window of Triticum dicoccoides isolate Atlit2015 ecotype Zavitan chromosome 5B, WEW_v2.0, whole genome shotgun sequence DNA encoding:
- the LOC119308460 gene encoding WRKY transcription factor 22-like, encoding MQRSRGCAPGGEHGWAAADGGMQLQRRERELVAQLHELLFPSTSPSRSGASSCSGPAADLYWEHGSPQVKATASCGGGKRRGGRKRVREDERHEEGQGQRGGAAPATKATTRCRRKKQGATTTTLVTTVPDFDGYQWRKYGQKQIEAAKHPRNYYRCTNSTNQGCPAKRTVQRNDDDGSDDGRPKYTVVYISEHSCKATESAAVPVILETTVRTDTAAAPNVAVVPGSRSGAISSETQSPASSSDITWSSGGSDGGANVPPRERDDYSRMFAIEDDCWGWNASPPAPAAAAALLQEMDFDGPIRSPVHVAAADGSWINDLFVNEPPFVLNSCHLFGL